From one Streptomyces sp. CA-210063 genomic stretch:
- a CDS encoding resuscitation-promoting factor: MSNVQSSSQETYDPDGTDRQPACDAETLPYGVHEDTYRPAYEDLRGRPDPAPTPAGRGGSRRAVRRRRVADRPTSLRRLLPQALVVAFLAGGTSAFVAEDKAIELTVDGRPRTLHTFADDVSELLADEGVAFGSHDVVAPAPGTALSSGDEVAVHYGRPVALTLDGHRRRVWTTARTVDGALQQLGVRAEGAYVSTSRSQRIGRTGLELDVRTERTVTIMADGRTRTIRTNAATVGEAVEQAGVTLRGEDTTSVAWSSFPRDGQTVTVLRVTGSKEVREEPIPFQVRRSEDPSLFRGTEVVERAGHAGTRRVTYALRTVNGVRQRPRLLRTEVVREPQDRIVKVGTKPVPTSVRGAEGLNWSGLAACESGGRPNAVDPSGTYGGLYQFDTHTWQRLGGQGRPQDAPAAEQTLRAKKLYVQRGASPWPHCGARLRG; the protein is encoded by the coding sequence GTGAGCAACGTGCAGTCGTCGTCGCAGGAGACCTATGACCCGGACGGTACGGATCGGCAGCCGGCGTGCGACGCCGAGACGCTGCCGTACGGGGTCCACGAGGACACGTACCGGCCCGCCTATGAAGACCTGCGAGGCCGCCCTGATCCGGCCCCGACGCCGGCCGGCCGGGGCGGCTCCCGGCGGGCCGTGCGCCGCCGACGGGTGGCCGACCGGCCGACCTCGTTGCGGCGGCTGCTGCCGCAGGCGCTCGTGGTGGCGTTCCTCGCGGGCGGGACCTCCGCGTTCGTGGCGGAGGACAAGGCGATCGAGCTGACCGTCGACGGGCGGCCGCGCACGCTGCACACCTTCGCCGACGACGTCAGCGAACTCCTCGCCGACGAGGGGGTCGCCTTCGGCTCGCACGACGTCGTCGCCCCCGCCCCCGGTACCGCGCTGAGCAGCGGTGACGAGGTCGCCGTGCACTACGGGCGGCCCGTCGCCCTCACCCTCGACGGCCATCGGCGCAGGGTCTGGACGACCGCCCGCACGGTGGACGGGGCGCTCCAGCAGCTCGGGGTGCGTGCGGAGGGCGCGTACGTGTCGACCTCGCGCTCCCAGCGCATCGGGCGGACGGGGCTGGAACTGGACGTCCGCACCGAGCGGACCGTCACGATCATGGCGGACGGGCGGACGCGGACGATCCGTACGAACGCGGCGACCGTGGGGGAGGCCGTGGAGCAGGCCGGGGTCACTCTGCGTGGGGAGGACACCACCTCCGTCGCGTGGTCGAGCTTCCCGCGCGACGGGCAGACCGTGACCGTGCTGCGGGTGACCGGGTCCAAGGAGGTCCGGGAGGAGCCGATCCCGTTCCAGGTGCGCCGCAGCGAGGATCCCTCGCTCTTCCGGGGCACCGAGGTCGTCGAACGCGCCGGGCACGCGGGTACCCGCCGAGTCACGTACGCGCTCCGCACGGTCAACGGGGTCAGGCAGCGGCCCCGGCTGCTGCGGACCGAGGTCGTGCGTGAGCCCCAGGACCGGATCGTCAAGGTGGGGACGAAGCCGGTGCCCACGTCCGTGCGGGGGGCGGAGGGGCTGAACTGGTCGGGTCTGGCGGCGTGCGAGTCCGGGGGGCGTCCGAACGCGGTCGACCCCTCGGGCACGTACGGCGGCCTCTACCAGTTCGACACCCACACGTGGCAGAGACTCGGCGGCCAGGGGCGGCCCCAGGACGCCCCCGCCGCCGAACAGACCCTCCGCGCGAAGAAGCTGTATGTCCAGCGGGGGGCGAGTCCTTGGCCGCACTGCGGGGCCCGCCTGCGCGGCTGA
- a CDS encoding TatD family hydrolase, translated as MPSNDSGNASGKSASGKNDKNAAPPLPEPLRVPVADSHTHLDMQSGTVEEGLAKAASVGVTTVVQVGCDIKGSRWAAETAERYEAVHATVALHPNEAPRIVHGDPDGWSRQGARTAGGDAALDEALAEIDRLAALPQVKGVGETGLDYFRTGPEGKAAQERSFRAHIEIAKRHGKALVIHDRDAHDDVLRILKEEGAPERTVFHCYSGDAAMAAICAGHGYFMSFAGNMTFKNAQPLRDALAVAPLELVLVETDAPFLTPAPYRGRPNAPYLIPVTVRAMAEVRGIDEDALATAIAANTARAFDY; from the coding sequence ATGCCTTCGAACGACTCCGGCAACGCCTCCGGCAAGAGCGCGTCCGGCAAGAACGACAAGAACGCCGCGCCCCCGCTTCCCGAACCCCTCCGGGTGCCGGTCGCCGATTCGCACACCCATCTGGACATGCAGTCCGGCACGGTCGAGGAGGGCCTCGCGAAGGCCGCCTCCGTGGGGGTGACGACGGTCGTACAGGTCGGCTGTGACATCAAGGGCTCGCGCTGGGCCGCCGAGACCGCCGAGCGGTACGAGGCCGTGCACGCGACCGTCGCACTGCATCCCAACGAGGCACCGCGGATCGTGCACGGCGACCCGGACGGCTGGTCCCGGCAGGGCGCGCGGACGGCCGGCGGGGACGCGGCGCTCGACGAGGCCCTCGCCGAGATCGACCGGCTGGCCGCGTTGCCGCAGGTCAAGGGGGTCGGGGAGACGGGGCTCGACTACTTCAGGACCGGGCCGGAGGGCAAGGCCGCCCAGGAGCGGTCGTTCCGCGCGCACATCGAGATCGCCAAGCGCCACGGCAAGGCGCTGGTCATCCACGACCGCGACGCCCACGACGACGTGCTGCGGATCCTGAAGGAGGAGGGCGCGCCCGAGCGGACCGTCTTCCACTGCTACTCCGGCGACGCGGCGATGGCCGCGATCTGCGCCGGGCACGGCTACTTCATGTCCTTCGCCGGGAACATGACCTTCAAGAACGCCCAGCCGCTGCGCGACGCCCTCGCCGTCGCGCCGCTCGAACTCGTCCTCGTCGAGACCGACGCGCCCTTCCTGACGCCCGCGCCGTACCGCGGACGGCCCAACGCGCCGTATCTCATTCCGGTCACGGTTCGGGCGATGGCCGAGGTGCGGGGCATCGACGAGGACGCGCTGGCGACGGCGATCGCGGCGAACACGGCGAGGGCGTTCGATTACTGA
- a CDS encoding dolichyl-phosphate-mannose--protein mannosyltransferase, with protein sequence MTSTASSTDTRQDQATEEQRPSWQQRLRRFGYAAPPRVDVRDRLMPPYTRPSPRVWAVLGLREELGALIARWSAWGGPLLVTLVAGLTRFYNLGSPKAVIFDETYYAKDAWAIVHRGYEVNWAKNANELILQNNGNVPIPTDPAYVVHPPVGKYVIGLGELMFGFNPFGWRFMTALLGTLSVLMLCRIGRRIFRSTFLGCLAGALMAVDGLHFVMSRTALLDQVLMFFVLAAFGCLVIDRDRARKRLAEALPPDGDGVVRPNSLIAETTRLGWRPYRWLAGLCLGLALGTKWNALYFLVFFGIMAVLWDYASRKVAGARQPLIAMLQRDLGLAFLSTVPVMIATYLVSWTGWILSPDDGTGGYYRNWAATEGKGGWFSWLPDWLRSLWHYEHAVYEFHVGLSSPHTYESNPWSWIVVGRPVSYFYESPSPGNDGCAADTADKCAREVLAIGTPLLWWAAAFAVLYVLWRWLFRRDWRAGAIACGIAAGYLPWFFYQERTIFFFYAVVFLPFLCLAVTMMIGAILGPPGATERRRVAGAAGAGVLVLLITWNFIYFWPLYTGQAIPIDSWRSRMWLDTWV encoded by the coding sequence GTGACCAGTACCGCGTCCTCCACGGACACCCGGCAGGACCAGGCCACCGAAGAGCAGCGGCCGTCGTGGCAGCAGCGCCTGCGCCGTTTCGGCTACGCGGCGCCGCCGAGAGTCGACGTCCGCGACCGACTGATGCCCCCGTACACCCGGCCGAGCCCGCGCGTGTGGGCCGTGCTGGGGCTGCGCGAGGAGCTGGGGGCGCTCATCGCCCGCTGGTCGGCGTGGGGCGGTCCGCTGCTGGTGACGCTGGTCGCGGGGCTGACGCGGTTCTACAACCTGGGCAGTCCCAAGGCGGTGATATTCGACGAGACGTACTACGCCAAGGACGCGTGGGCGATCGTCCACCGCGGGTACGAGGTCAACTGGGCCAAGAACGCCAATGAGCTGATCCTCCAGAACAACGGGAACGTCCCGATCCCGACGGACCCGGCGTATGTGGTGCACCCGCCCGTCGGCAAGTACGTCATCGGGCTGGGCGAGCTGATGTTCGGGTTCAACCCGTTCGGCTGGCGCTTCATGACGGCCCTGCTCGGCACGCTGTCCGTGCTGATGCTGTGCCGGATCGGCCGCCGTATCTTCCGCTCGACGTTCCTCGGCTGTCTCGCGGGCGCGCTGATGGCGGTGGACGGCCTGCACTTCGTGATGAGCCGCACGGCGCTGCTCGACCAGGTCCTGATGTTCTTCGTCCTCGCCGCGTTCGGCTGTCTGGTCATCGACCGCGACCGGGCACGGAAACGACTGGCCGAGGCCCTCCCCCCGGACGGCGACGGAGTTGTACGCCCCAACTCCCTCATCGCCGAGACGACCCGCCTGGGATGGCGCCCGTACCGCTGGCTGGCCGGTCTCTGCCTGGGCCTGGCCCTCGGCACCAAGTGGAACGCCCTGTACTTCCTGGTGTTCTTCGGGATCATGGCGGTGCTCTGGGACTACGCGTCCCGCAAGGTCGCCGGCGCCCGCCAGCCGCTGATCGCCATGCTCCAGCGCGACCTGGGGCTCGCCTTCCTGTCCACGGTCCCGGTCATGATCGCCACGTATCTGGTCTCCTGGACCGGCTGGATCCTCTCCCCGGACGACGGCACCGGCGGCTACTACCGCAACTGGGCCGCGACCGAGGGCAAGGGCGGCTGGTTCAGCTGGCTGCCGGACTGGCTGCGCAGCCTGTGGCACTACGAGCACGCGGTCTACGAGTTCCATGTCGGCCTGTCGTCCCCGCACACGTACGAGTCGAACCCGTGGAGCTGGATCGTCGTCGGCCGCCCGGTCTCGTACTTCTACGAGTCCCCGTCCCCCGGCAACGACGGCTGCGCGGCCGACACCGCCGACAAGTGCGCCCGCGAGGTCCTCGCCATCGGCACCCCGCTGCTGTGGTGGGCCGCCGCCTTCGCGGTCCTCTACGTCCTGTGGCGCTGGCTCTTCCGCCGCGACTGGCGCGCCGGCGCGATCGCCTGCGGCATCGCCGCCGGCTACCTCCCCTGGTTCTTCTACCAGGAGCGAACGATCTTCTTCTTCTACGCCGTCGTCTTCCTCCCCTTCCTCTGCCTCGCCGTCACGATGATGATCGGCGCCATCCTCGGCCCCCCCGGCGCGACGGAACGCCGCCGCGTCGCCGGCGCGGCCGGCGCCGGCGTCCTGGTCCTCCTGATCACCTGGAACTTCATCTACTTCTGGCCCCTCTACACGGGCCAGGCCATCCCGATCGACAGCTGGCGGTCACGGATGTGGCTGGATACCTGGGTCTGA
- the rsmI gene encoding 16S rRNA (cytidine(1402)-2'-O)-methyltransferase, whose translation MTGILVLAGTPIGDVADAPPRLAEELTGADVVAAEDTRRLRRLTQALGVQPGGRIVSYFEGNEAARTPELVEALVGGARVLLVTDAGMPSVSDPGYRLVAAAVEKDIRVTAVPGPSAVLTALALSGLPVDRFCFEGFLPRKAGERLGRLREVAEERRTLVYFEAPHRLDATLSAMAEVFGTERRAAVCRELTKTYEEVKRGPLGELAEWAAAGVRGEITVVVEGAPEKGPEELDAQELVRRVRVREEAGERRKEAIAAVAVEAGLPKREVFDAVVASKRSAS comes from the coding sequence GTGACAGGAATCCTTGTGTTGGCAGGCACCCCCATCGGCGACGTCGCGGACGCGCCGCCCCGGCTTGCCGAGGAGCTGACCGGTGCGGACGTGGTCGCGGCCGAGGACACCCGGCGGCTGCGCCGGCTCACCCAGGCGCTGGGTGTGCAGCCGGGCGGGCGGATCGTGTCCTACTTCGAGGGCAACGAGGCCGCGCGTACGCCGGAGCTCGTCGAGGCGCTGGTGGGGGGTGCGCGGGTGTTGTTGGTCACGGACGCGGGGATGCCGTCGGTCTCCGACCCCGGGTACCGGCTCGTCGCCGCGGCCGTGGAGAAGGACATCCGCGTCACGGCCGTGCCGGGGCCGTCCGCGGTGCTGACCGCCCTCGCGTTGTCCGGGCTGCCCGTCGACCGGTTCTGCTTCGAGGGGTTCCTGCCGCGCAAGGCCGGGGAGCGGCTCGGGCGGCTGCGCGAGGTCGCGGAGGAGCGGCGCACACTCGTCTACTTCGAGGCGCCCCACCGCCTGGACGCGACGCTCTCGGCGATGGCCGAGGTGTTCGGGACCGAGCGACGGGCCGCGGTGTGCCGCGAGCTGACCAAGACGTACGAGGAGGTCAAGCGGGGGCCTCTCGGGGAGCTGGCCGAGTGGGCGGCGGCCGGTGTGCGCGGGGAGATCACCGTCGTCGTGGAGGGCGCGCCGGAGAAGGGGCCGGAGGAACTCGACGCGCAGGAGTTGGTGCGGCGGGTCCGGGTGCGGGAGGAGGCGGGGGAGCGGCGCAAGGAGGCGATCGCGGCGGTGGCGGTGGAGGCCGGGTTGCCCAAGAGGGAAGTGTTCGACGCGGTGGTGGCTTCCAAGCGTTCGGCGTCGTAG
- a CDS encoding RBBP9/YdeN family alpha/beta hydrolase, with protein sequence MTETPPTPPADGTRAFLILHGWQNHRPAEHWQHWLADRLTDLGHEVAYPQLPEPDDPDLERWLAELDALLGELAGRRITVVCHSLACLLWLHAVARDDVLSGPVDRVLLVAPPAPEVALEHPEIAEFAPPEPAPARLAAAASYTRVVGTDNDPYCSRGAAATYAVPLDLPADVLRGEAHLDLDAGYGSWPSMFDWCLDPSPESYEKKPLHNRRHRTAAPGT encoded by the coding sequence ATGACAGAGACTCCGCCTACCCCGCCCGCCGACGGCACCCGCGCCTTCCTGATCCTGCACGGCTGGCAGAACCATCGGCCGGCCGAGCACTGGCAGCACTGGCTGGCCGACCGGCTCACCGATCTGGGCCACGAGGTCGCGTACCCGCAGTTGCCGGAGCCGGACGACCCGGATCTGGAGCGATGGCTGGCGGAACTGGACGCGCTGCTGGGGGAGTTGGCGGGGCGGCGGATCACCGTGGTCTGCCACAGCCTGGCGTGTCTGCTGTGGCTGCACGCGGTCGCGCGGGACGACGTGCTGTCCGGCCCCGTCGACCGCGTCCTGCTCGTCGCCCCGCCCGCACCGGAAGTCGCCCTGGAGCACCCGGAGATCGCCGAGTTCGCCCCGCCGGAGCCGGCGCCCGCACGGCTGGCCGCGGCCGCCTCGTACACCCGGGTCGTCGGCACCGACAACGACCCGTACTGCTCGCGGGGCGCGGCCGCGACGTACGCCGTACCGCTGGACCTGCCCGCCGACGTGCTGCGGGGTGAGGCCCATCTCGACCTGGACGCGGGCTACGGTTCCTGGCCGTCGATGTTCGACTGGTGCCTGGACCCGTCACCCGAGTCGTACGAGAAGAAGCCCCTCCACAACCGAAGGCACCGCACGGCCGCCCCCGGAACCTGA
- the rsmA gene encoding 16S rRNA (adenine(1518)-N(6)/adenine(1519)-N(6))-dimethyltransferase RsmA — MTSPTPDALLGPADVRELAAALGVRPTKQRGQNFVIDANTVRRIVRTADVRPEDTVVEVGPGLGSLTLALLEVADRVTAVEIDDVLAGALPATIAARMPMRADRFALVHSDAMHVTELPGPAPTALVANLPYNVAVPVLLHMLETFPTIERTLVMVQAEVADRLAAGPGSRVYGVPSVKANWYAEVKRAGAIGRKVFWPAPNVDSGLVSLVRRTEPLKTTATRREVFAVVDAAFAQRRKTLRAALAGWAGSAAAAETALVAAGVSPQARGESLTVEEFAAIAENRVTENAESTQSTENAENAESTENVESTESTENVESTQTVASTRNKEPRQP, encoded by the coding sequence GTGACCAGCCCCACCCCCGACGCCCTCCTGGGCCCCGCCGACGTCCGCGAACTCGCGGCAGCGCTCGGCGTGCGGCCCACCAAGCAGCGCGGCCAGAACTTCGTCATCGACGCCAACACGGTGCGCCGGATCGTGCGGACCGCGGACGTCCGCCCGGAGGACACGGTCGTCGAGGTGGGCCCGGGCCTCGGCTCCCTCACCCTCGCCCTGCTGGAGGTCGCGGACAGGGTCACGGCCGTCGAGATCGACGACGTGCTCGCCGGCGCGCTGCCCGCGACGATCGCCGCCCGCATGCCCATGCGTGCCGACCGTTTCGCCCTCGTGCACTCGGACGCCATGCACGTCACGGAGCTTCCCGGCCCGGCCCCCACGGCCCTCGTCGCGAACCTCCCGTACAACGTCGCCGTCCCCGTGCTGCTGCACATGCTCGAGACCTTCCCGACCATCGAGCGCACCCTCGTGATGGTCCAGGCGGAGGTCGCCGACCGCCTCGCCGCGGGGCCGGGCTCGAGGGTGTACGGCGTGCCGTCGGTGAAGGCGAACTGGTACGCGGAGGTCAAGCGGGCCGGGGCGATCGGGCGGAAGGTCTTCTGGCCGGCGCCGAACGTCGACAGCGGGCTCGTCTCGCTGGTCCGCCGGACGGAGCCGCTCAAGACGACCGCCACCAGGCGCGAGGTGTTCGCGGTCGTCGACGCGGCCTTCGCCCAGCGGCGCAAGACGCTGCGCGCGGCTCTCGCGGGATGGGCCGGTTCCGCGGCCGCCGCCGAGACCGCCCTCGTCGCCGCCGGCGTCTCCCCGCAGGCCCGCGGCGAGTCCCTGACGGTCGAGGAGTTCGCGGCCATCGCCGAGAACCGCGTCACCGAGAACGCCGAGAGCACGCAAAGCACCGAGAACGCCGAGAACGCCGAGAGCACCGAGAACGTCGAGAGCACCGAGAGCACCGAGAACGTCGAGAGCACCCAGACCGTCGCGAGCACCCGGAACAAGGAGCCCCGTCAGCCGTGA
- a CDS encoding penicillin-binding transpeptidase domain-containing protein, producing the protein MGKRRRVDERKTVKSSTAGRSRRHVVLGGIAVVALGGGAFAVYTVFGGGAAANDRSADAKAVKSGPLSAGEVRTAATAFLTAWQKGTVAKAAAATDDSAAAKTALTGFTKDAHIKDVTLTRGKRSGDKVPFTVKGTVSYKGTEKPLTYASALTVVRAEKDGEPVVDWQPSVVHPDLDEGDRLVTGEAGTPPVKALDRDGGELTTKKYPSLGSVLDGLREKYGKKAGGEAGVELRVVRADPAKDASAESDEQSGTSEKSTKEKAADKTLLELSEGTPGELKTTLSPSLQAAAEEQVKSTKKASVVVMRPSTGEILAAANSSSFNVAFQGSLAPGSTMKIVSSALLIDKGLASTDKVHPCPKFSSYGGWKFQNDDKFEIKGGTFKASFARSCNTAFISQAKELDDDSLTREAQQVFGLGLNNWAIGVSSFDGAVPVQSDAPMAASLIGQGGVRMNPLNMASVVSTAKTGVFKQPYLVPPSVDGRPLATASRPMSDAVRSQLTELLQYTAAAGTAAEAMSGLGPDYGAKTGSAEVDGQKQPNGWFTAWKGDLASAGVVQQGGHGSESAGPIVAALLKAGSGG; encoded by the coding sequence GTGGGTAAGAGAAGGCGTGTCGACGAGCGCAAGACTGTGAAGTCGTCGACGGCGGGCAGGTCACGGCGGCACGTCGTGCTGGGCGGGATCGCGGTCGTGGCCCTCGGCGGCGGGGCGTTCGCCGTGTACACGGTGTTCGGCGGTGGCGCGGCGGCCAACGACCGTTCGGCCGACGCCAAGGCCGTGAAGAGCGGGCCGCTGTCCGCCGGCGAGGTCCGTACGGCCGCGACCGCGTTCCTCACCGCCTGGCAGAAGGGCACCGTCGCGAAGGCCGCCGCCGCCACCGACGACTCGGCGGCCGCGAAGACCGCGCTGACCGGCTTCACCAAGGACGCCCACATCAAGGACGTCACCCTCACCCGCGGCAAGCGCTCGGGTGACAAGGTGCCGTTCACGGTGAAGGGCACGGTCTCCTACAAGGGCACGGAGAAGCCGCTGACCTACGCGTCCGCCCTCACCGTCGTACGGGCGGAGAAGGACGGCGAACCGGTCGTCGACTGGCAGCCGTCCGTCGTCCACCCCGACCTCGACGAGGGCGACCGGCTGGTGACCGGCGAGGCGGGCACACCCCCGGTGAAGGCCCTCGACCGGGACGGCGGCGAGCTGACGACGAAGAAGTACCCGTCGCTGGGCTCGGTGCTGGACGGCCTGCGGGAGAAGTACGGCAAGAAGGCCGGCGGCGAGGCGGGCGTCGAACTGCGGGTCGTCCGGGCCGATCCGGCCAAGGACGCCTCGGCCGAGTCCGACGAGCAGTCGGGGACCTCCGAGAAGTCCACGAAGGAGAAGGCAGCCGACAAGACGCTGCTGGAGCTGAGCGAGGGCACGCCGGGGGAGCTGAAGACGACGCTCAGCCCGTCGCTCCAGGCCGCCGCCGAGGAGCAGGTCAAGTCCACGAAGAAGGCGTCGGTGGTCGTGATGCGCCCGTCGACCGGCGAGATCCTGGCCGCGGCGAACTCCAGCAGTTTCAACGTGGCGTTCCAGGGCTCGCTCGCCCCCGGCTCCACGATGAAGATCGTGTCGTCGGCGCTGCTCATCGACAAGGGCCTGGCCTCGACGGACAAGGTCCACCCGTGCCCCAAGTTCTCGTCGTACGGCGGCTGGAAGTTCCAGAACGACGACAAGTTCGAGATCAAGGGCGGCACGTTCAAGGCGAGCTTCGCGCGCTCCTGCAACACCGCCTTCATCTCCCAGGCGAAGGAGCTGGACGACGACTCCCTGACCCGGGAGGCCCAGCAGGTCTTCGGGCTCGGCCTCAACAACTGGGCCATCGGGGTGTCCAGCTTCGACGGCGCGGTGCCGGTGCAGAGCGACGCCCCGATGGCGGCCTCGCTGATCGGCCAGGGCGGGGTGCGGATGAACCCGCTGAACATGGCGTCGGTGGTCTCCACGGCCAAGACGGGCGTCTTCAAGCAGCCCTATCTGGTCCCGCCGTCGGTCGACGGCCGCCCGCTCGCGACCGCCTCCCGGCCCATGTCGGACGCCGTCCGCTCCCAGCTCACCGAACTCCTCCAGTACACCGCCGCGGCCGGTACGGCGGCCGAGGCGATGTCGGGCCTCGGCCCCGACTACGGCGCCAAGACCGGCTCCGCCGAGGTCGACGGCCAGAAGCAGCCCAACGGCTGGTTCACCGCCTGGAAGGGCGACCTCGCCTCCGCCGGAGTCGTCCAACAGGGCGGCCACGGCAGCGAGTCGGCGGGCCCGATCGTGGCGGCACTCCTCAAGGCGGGCAGCGGAGGCTGA
- a CDS encoding penicillin-binding transpeptidase domain-containing protein — MRKGVKVAIVGSVFAAMVGGAGYGGYNFVTALNGGGGGTEKRTGPPSADEVQETSEKFFAAWEKGDSATASSYTNDEVDAGKVFGSFVVDARIDDVRIEPGKPTGTGGRTVPFSVAATVSYDGKSKELAYKSELTVVRGKTTGRALVDWQPSVVHPELKAGDTLFTGEAAAPPIEAVGRDGTVLTKEKYPSLGPILDTLRERYGDDAGGTPGVELGIRHTAAEAGDTTLLTLAEGKAGKVETTISGRVQAAAEKAVKKYAESSVVALRPSTGQVLAVANNRQDGFNAAFQGELPPGSTMKIITAATLIDNGVTSMNGPAPCPDTATWQSQTFKNLPGLKADETPNATLANSFMRSCNTAFIKLIDEGPMNDASLTEEAQQRFGLGRDNWKTGIVSMDGKVPPSSGPNRAANAIGQGDVLMNPLNMASVTATAITGQFRQPYLVSPELDDRQLATAKGLKAGTSSQLKQMMRLTATQGTAADVMSGLGGDIGAKTGSAEIDGNAEADSWFTGFRGDVAAAAMSEGGGRGGEAAGPMVVDVLKAGG; from the coding sequence ATGCGCAAGGGGGTCAAGGTCGCCATAGTCGGCAGCGTGTTCGCCGCGATGGTGGGGGGCGCCGGGTACGGCGGGTACAACTTCGTGACCGCGCTCAACGGGGGCGGCGGCGGTACGGAGAAACGGACCGGGCCGCCGAGTGCCGACGAGGTCCAGGAGACGTCGGAGAAGTTCTTCGCGGCCTGGGAGAAGGGCGATTCGGCCACGGCGTCGTCGTACACGAACGACGAGGTGGACGCGGGAAAGGTGTTCGGCAGCTTCGTCGTCGACGCGCGGATCGACGATGTGAGGATCGAGCCGGGGAAGCCGACGGGGACCGGCGGCCGGACCGTCCCGTTCTCCGTCGCGGCGACGGTGTCGTACGACGGGAAGAGCAAGGAGCTCGCGTACAAGAGCGAACTGACCGTCGTACGCGGGAAGACGACCGGGCGTGCGCTGGTCGACTGGCAGCCGTCCGTCGTGCATCCCGAGCTGAAGGCCGGTGACACGTTGTTCACCGGGGAGGCCGCGGCGCCGCCCATCGAGGCCGTGGGCCGGGACGGCACCGTGCTGACCAAGGAGAAGTACCCCTCCCTCGGGCCGATCCTCGACACCCTGCGCGAGCGCTACGGCGATGACGCGGGCGGCACGCCCGGTGTCGAGCTGGGTATCCGCCACACGGCCGCGGAGGCCGGCGACACCACGCTGCTGACCCTCGCCGAGGGCAAGGCGGGCAAGGTGGAGACGACGATCAGCGGGCGCGTGCAGGCGGCGGCCGAGAAGGCGGTCAAGAAGTACGCCGAGTCGTCCGTGGTCGCGCTGCGGCCCAGCACCGGGCAGGTGCTGGCGGTCGCCAACAACCGTCAGGACGGCTTCAACGCGGCCTTCCAGGGCGAACTGCCGCCCGGTTCCACCATGAAGATCATCACCGCCGCGACCCTCATCGACAACGGCGTGACCTCGATGAACGGCCCCGCCCCCTGCCCGGACACTGCGACCTGGCAGAGCCAGACCTTCAAGAACCTGCCGGGGCTCAAGGCCGACGAGACGCCGAACGCCACGCTCGCCAACAGCTTCATGCGGTCCTGCAACACGGCCTTCATCAAGCTGATCGACGAGGGGCCGATGAACGACGCGTCGCTGACCGAGGAGGCCCAGCAGCGGTTCGGGCTCGGCAGGGACAACTGGAAGACGGGCATCGTCTCCATGGACGGCAAGGTGCCGCCCTCCAGCGGGCCGAACCGGGCCGCCAACGCGATCGGGCAGGGCGACGTCCTGATGAACCCGCTGAACATGGCGTCGGTGACGGCGACGGCGATCACGGGACAGTTCCGGCAGCCGTACCTGGTGTCGCCGGAGCTGGACGACCGGCAGCTGGCCACGGCGAAGGGGCTGAAGGCCGGCACCTCCTCGCAGTTGAAGCAGATGATGAGGCTGACCGCGACGCAGGGGACGGCCGCGGACGTCATGTCCGGTCTCGGTGGGGACATCGGGGCGAAGACCGGATCCGCCGAGATCGACGGGAACGCCGAGGCGGACAGTTGGTTCACCGGGTTCCGGGGGGATGTCGCCGCCGCGGCCATGTCGGAGGGGGGCGGTCGTGGGGGTGAGGCGGCCGGGCCGATGGTCGTGGATGTGCTGAAGGCGGGCGGGTGA